A genomic stretch from Aquificaceae bacterium includes:
- a CDS encoding hydrogenase iron-sulfur subunit, with protein sequence MQMASIQLLYVGFQKFSYLMSRFFSSRLNPLYHLGAIAIFLLIIDVISGVYLFFFYSIDPQTSYQSVERISESFLGNIMRGLHRYSSDALILTTLAHMVHVIITDRFRMFRWVAWVTGVATLLIFLAIGISGYILVWDERAQLTGLLTAKFFSFLPVFGDALMSAFLGSDIKYLSGLFRILLFAHIALTILIVFTLWVHVMRNARPRLIPPRFLYITITVLLIMLSVVFPAKSDPPAYMNRLPFEMSVDWFYLFGYPLLKYIPMSANWLIFLGFFTFLFAFPWLIKGRRNPPAHIDFERCTGCEQCYIDCPYEAITMRDYEGKKKAILNDVKCAGCGICVGSCSALVIDIPTYPIHEYIEKIEKEKPFCAVFRCPFSAVPPEKEGIAVFTVPCVGAVNAYHVEEILDMGVEGVVIISCEYEDCYFREGNKWLEERYERKRRPILKKKVMGGRVLILEAPYVKSVEKEIREFMESTKEGQGVKILATNRINYPLAVSVLTLPVFLFYPLTTHRVAFYPTDMSAVVISFKYRSSPVRETKGIGSGSLRHMQAQNAIVKERSSIKLEVYRGKELIYSRVYNPRGIRKDASIFVYEELFLKAGNQKLTLRLEETAHKEKVKEFEFITPEKPGESLLITYDEATGSFLSLR encoded by the coding sequence ATGCAGATGGCGAGCATACAGCTATTATACGTAGGCTTTCAGAAGTTTTCCTACCTTATGAGCAGGTTCTTTTCTTCAAGGCTAAATCCTCTCTATCATCTTGGTGCTATCGCCATATTCCTTCTAATCATAGATGTCATATCAGGTGTTTATCTCTTTTTCTTTTACAGCATAGACCCTCAGACCTCCTACCAGTCTGTGGAAAGAATATCCGAAAGCTTTCTGGGAAATATAATGAGGGGACTACATAGATATTCTTCTGATGCCCTAATACTTACAACCCTCGCCCATATGGTGCATGTGATAATAACGGACAGGTTCAGGATGTTCCGATGGGTTGCGTGGGTCACAGGCGTTGCCACTCTTCTTATATTTTTGGCTATCGGAATATCGGGCTACATACTGGTCTGGGACGAGAGGGCACAGCTCACTGGGCTTCTGACTGCCAAGTTCTTCTCCTTCCTGCCAGTCTTTGGAGATGCTCTGATGAGCGCCTTCCTTGGAAGCGATATAAAGTATCTCAGCGGGCTTTTCAGAATTCTGCTCTTTGCCCATATAGCCCTTACCATACTCATAGTCTTTACCCTCTGGGTTCATGTTATGAGAAACGCCAGACCAAGACTTATACCACCAAGGTTTCTCTACATAACCATAACTGTCCTTCTCATAATGCTTTCCGTTGTTTTTCCTGCAAAGAGCGACCCACCAGCCTACATGAACAGGTTGCCTTTTGAGATGAGTGTGGACTGGTTTTACCTCTTTGGTTACCCCCTTCTTAAATACATACCCATGTCCGCCAACTGGCTTATATTTCTGGGCTTTTTCACCTTTCTCTTCGCTTTTCCATGGCTCATAAAGGGAAGAAGGAACCCACCGGCACACATAGACTTTGAAAGGTGTACTGGGTGCGAACAGTGCTACATAGACTGTCCTTACGAAGCCATAACCATGAGGGACTATGAGGGCAAGAAAAAGGCTATTTTGAACGATGTCAAGTGCGCAGGCTGTGGTATATGTGTGGGCTCATGCAGTGCCCTTGTTATAGACATACCAACCTATCCCATACATGAATACATTGAAAAAATAGAGAAAGAAAAGCCCTTTTGTGCGGTCTTTAGATGTCCATTCAGTGCAGTTCCGCCAGAAAAAGAGGGTATTGCTGTCTTTACCGTTCCCTGTGTGGGTGCCGTGAACGCATACCATGTGGAAGAAATCCTGGATATGGGTGTTGAAGGAGTTGTCATAATCTCCTGCGAGTATGAAGACTGCTATTTCAGGGAGGGAAACAAATGGCTGGAAGAAAGGTATGAAAGGAAGAGAAGACCCATACTTAAAAAGAAGGTGATGGGTGGAAGGGTGCTGATTCTTGAGGCGCCATATGTAAAGTCTGTAGAGAAGGAGATAAGGGAGTTCATGGAGTCTACAAAGGAAGGACAGGGTGTGAAGATTTTAGCCACGAACAGGATAAACTATCCTCTTGCGGTTTCTGTGCTTACCCTTCCCGTATTCCTCTTTTATCCCCTTACCACACACAGGGTTGCCTTTTACCCCACAGACATGTCTGCAGTGGTCATAAGCTTCAAATACAGGTCATCTCCTGTTAGGGAAACAAAAGGAATCGGGAGTGGATCTTTGAGGCACATGCAGGCTCAGAATGCCATTGTGAAGGAGAGGTCATCTATAAAGCTAGAGGTTTACAGGGGTAAGGAGCTAATATACTCAAGGGTCTACAATCCCAGAGGCATAAGAAAAGATGCTTCCATATTCGTTTACGAAG
- a CDS encoding cytochrome C oxidase subunit II codes for MALLPPEEGWYFKRVAKDEKMWIAIALVVCLALFFWMIVWHVYGKQNPSFTTYRTTPQEFNALTQAFIQKYKIGEEKGIPVVEPPPNSDVFLLGKMWAWEPILVLKKGQEYRFHISSLDLLHGFSLQPVNMNFMVFPGYDYVLTFRPTSTGEFYIVCNEFCGIGHHMMIGKIIVKE; via the coding sequence ATGGCACTGCTACCACCAGAAGAAGGATGGTATTTCAAACGGGTGGCAAAAGATGAAAAGATGTGGATAGCCATAGCCCTTGTGGTTTGCCTGGCCCTCTTTTTCTGGATGATAGTATGGCATGTCTATGGAAAACAGAACCCATCCTTTACCACCTACAGGACTACTCCCCAGGAGTTTAACGCCCTGACACAGGCCTTCATACAGAAGTATAAGATAGGAGAGGAAAAGGGCATACCTGTGGTGGAACCCCCACCCAACAGCGATGTTTTTCTTCTGGGTAAGATGTGGGCCTGGGAGCCTATACTTGTGCTTAAAAAGGGTCAGGAATACAGGTTTCACATATCCTCCCTTGACCTTCTTCATGGCTTTTCCCTGCAGCCTGTAAACATGAACTTTATGGTTTTTCCTGGCTATGACTACGTGCTCACCTTCAGACCCACATCCACCGGTGAGTTCTACATAGTCTGCAACGAGTTCTGCGGTATAGGGCATCACATGATGATTGGAAAAATCATAGTGAAGGAGTGA